A segment of the Panicum hallii strain FIL2 chromosome 1, PHallii_v3.1, whole genome shotgun sequence genome:
TGCTAACCTTGCTCATGTAAATAAATACATGTGATGATAGATTTGAGGAGAACTAATTGTACCAGGCATAGGATTAGAATGCAAACCTGAAAAGCGTTCCCCCTTTGACTCCCTTGAAATTGTGAATATAGTAAACTGCGTCCAGTTTCGGGAGAAATGTTTTGGAAAGCACTGCAAGTTTAGGGTAGAAGAATGACGGGTAGTCTTTGCTAGTCAAGGAATTAGAGTTCACAAGCATACATTTAAGTGTAGTCAGCATACGATGTCTTCTGTTGAGAAAGGTGCTTCTCAGTGCAAGATGTTCCCATAATGGACAATGTAGAACGACGTGGTTAACATAGATGAAACCTTTAACTAATGCATAAGACAATCTTCATATATACAGAAGAAGGATACATCCACTTCTTATTCGGTCTAGTTCTCCATTGAATATTATCAATTTCCGGTTGGTCCCAACAACTGCATCCTTGTAAAGCTCTTCAACCACAAGCATTTCTGTAAGCCACCATATTACTAAATAGGTAAGCTCAAGTTTGATAGATCAGTACTAATGGAGGGGATATCCCAAACTTAAGCAAAAGAGAGAATGCAAACCATTGACATTGAAGTAAGGATAAGCCACAAGGAATGTCTCATCTTCTGGTCTGACACGATCTGCCATTTTCACTTTTGTTGTAAAACCAAAATCTTCAAATAAGGATGGTTTTGTTAGATAATCTAGCTTCAGTGAACATCCTTCAAAGGCTGATTGTCTTGCAAAAGTAACCTCATTTGCCTCAGGAAAGAACTGAAATGTGTGACATAGGAGCAATGGAGTCAACCAGGAGTTTTCAGTTGATAAAGGCTAAGGCAGAACTAGTACATCTACTTGTGCTATCTCTCATAAAATTTGCCAGAGGCAAACCAGCTTTTGCTATTTCAGCATTCCTAAATGATGCCGCAATCATTCACAAAAATACACATTAATGACTAGAAAATCCAGATAAGGACATACTACTCTGGTTCTAGTAGCTTTCTCTGCAGGTACAAAGCGATCACAAAATTCTCTAATGAGAAGCATGCTTCCAGTCATCTCATTTCCTCCCTCACCATCACCTAAAAGCAAGAACAGAAACAAGCTAGAGCATTTCCACCTGAAGTAAACCAAGGTACTCCCTCAAATAAAAAATGTCGTTTTCGAGTTTCATACTTTTTAAATGTAAATCATCACAGAGCTTCTAGGCACATGTTCATAATTTATTTTTACCCTTGTACCTTTCTAACTGAATGATATCACCTCTCATGAATGAGGTATCTTTTGCAATGTGTAATGAGTGAAGGGCATCCTGCTTCAATATTTTCTTAGTTCATGTGCACAAGTCTAAAACAACTTATGTTCAGAATCTGGGAAAGCAGGTATACAAAAGGTCATCGCTCTTGAACCTGGCACACTTTGTAGTCCAGCTGTAGGGAACTCGATTTCCTGTAACATGTCATGTCAGAATCTCTTGATTGTTGAtacacaaaaaaaaagaaataatcCAATTCAATGATCAGATTGAAGCTGACCAGTAGCTGTTTTCCATCCTTAAGAGCTGATTCAGCAGCTTCTTTAGCCTGAAATCACTACAGGTATATCCCGTTAGTCATCCAATTATCTGGTTTCTTCACAAAATAAGCACGACCAAAAGTACAAATAATTGCTGTCATCTAAAAGGCACAGCTAAATGCAAAGGATACAGGTGAAACAGTGGTGTCGGAAAGTTGTGGCGAGCTGCAGCAGACAGCAGCAGGAACAGTGGCTGTGTAATACCAAATAATAAGGTACTACGTGACCGGGATAAGGACGAGATCGCTCTCATCAACGCTGGGTTTCTCCCAATCACCAGAAGACTGATCATGGGTCCCTTTATATACAGGGAGGACTGACTTGACACCTAAAAAACTAACCTTGACTACTATGGAATCCAACTTTATCTCTATCTATAATTCCCTAAAAACACCTAATCACTTTCTTAACTAGACGAGGCCCACCTTCATTTGACTTATTCCTACCTAAAAAAACTCGACCGGTGGGGGAAGAACCACCCCCACGGCGTTGCAATTAAGAAGGGACCGTATGACCCCGGCCGAGAAAAATCCCCGAACCCTGGCCCATGCCCATATAGGCCAAACCGAACTTGGGCCGGCGTATACCGTAACCCAGGCCGGCGCACTGCACCGTAGCCTGGACCGGCGACGCACCACAGCCACAAGCCAGCGAGCACAGCGAGGGGGTTTTTTTTGGGTGCAATACCAGGGTTGGAACCCTGGTCAGTGGGCACGACCACAACCAGCCACACCTGCCGTATGGACCTGGCCAATGGACAAAACACATCCCCATAAAAGTTTGTCATTTAATAGTTAAATGGCATCGGTAGTATATTTAAAAGAAATCGTTATCAAATAACTTGCCTTGTTTGAAAAGTGAAGCTCGCATACTTGAGACACAAATTATAAATGAAAAGTTATTGGGGGTCTTGTCCCCCGTTGAGTTCTCCAAAAAGAGACACATACTTGCAAAGCAACTAAGATAGACATGCAAAATTGGCAGTGTGTCACAGGATCATTCACACCCCATAAAGCTAGCGACTTTCAGGAATTGAGTTCTCCCACCAATTACCTGCATCAGAAGTTCTGGGTAATCACTTGGGAACTTTACATCAGACACATTGCGAGAGCCCTGGTCTCCAGTGACAGCATGAACTTGGACCCCGATTCTTGAATTTCTTCTTGCCACACTGAACATACCACCAGTGCCATTGCCATTGCTGATTGTAGTAGGTATCCAATTAGAGACCTTTGAgaaacaaacaaaaataataaGAAAGGCTAAGAACAAAGAGGAATCAAAGAACAAAAGTATAGATTGTTTGGGAGAGTGTACTTGTTTATTGGGAAAGGGAGTTTTGGAGGTAATTGGAGGGTAAGCCATGGAGCTATAACTGGTTGCCATGGCCATTGAAGCCTGGGGTGGATGGATATGTGCGTGGGGACTGGGgtggggagagggagagaaggtgAGAGAAAGAGAAGGTGAGAAAATATTGAAGGGAAATAGGATAGCAATCTGTTTGTGGGGCCTTACCGCCTTACTGTGTGGTCTTCAGTTGCTGTGGTGGGGACCATCTTGTCTGTTTGTGTGAACATGCTGCTCTAGGTTCATAACAGACTTTCTGCCCTACGGCCCTACCCTGCATATTTTAAAATCTTAATTACATTAGAATATAATTATAGTAATTATGCGCATAGCAGGTTCTCAGAAAAAAATTATTAGAAATTGAATTGCGATACCCTTCTTAAAAGATGGAAAATCAATTCCATTAACCACTGATATGCAAATTTCATCTGTACGCACATTCTTTCCTTGGCACCACATCAAAATGATAACCAAGACCGTAAGCTGGGATTTCTGCTTCCTCTCCCATTGAATCGGCACTGCTTTCTTAGCTGATAAGAACTGCATCAACTGGCACCTTAGCTCTTCTAACTGCAGAAGCCACAAGAAAGCTTTTATTGCTTTGCATTTGAAGAAGGAATAAGCCCCATATCCATCCATCGTCCAGCAGGTCAGGCAAATTATGTCTAGCTTAACACCACTCCTTTTGACATTGCACCTCAAAAGTAAACTGTTCTGGGTTAAGCTCCACAAGAACATTTTGAATTTATTTAGTACCTGCGTTCCAAATACAAGACCACTGAACACTAGCATAATCGGAGTGATTTGAGGATGAAGCATTTTCTCGTTGCTCTATGAACATGCACTTGTATGCCCAATTTACTGGAAAAACATCCTTCAGATCAGGGACATATTCAGATAAAATATCAATTACAAATTCTGAGTTCCACCTGCCTGTCGGATCGATTTTACTGAAAGGATCTGGTTTGAGGGTCCAGTACTTCACCTTGACTAACTCTGTCAACCATGGACAGCCACCAGGTTCCAAAGGAAGTTACCATGATGCTGTTTTGAATTGTGATCTTGAAGGAATCATCACAGAAGATTTGAGTGAGATCCACCCCAGCAGGACCGCATAATTCTTCCCAAAGACTTTCAATTAGGACATTCATAGCTTCTACCATATGTCAGTGTTTGAAGGCATGTGGTTGTGAATGGTCTCAAAGAAACCATCTGGATTCCTTTTGATAACCATATCAAAGGATGTTGCATTTAACTTGCCTCTTCTATCAAAACAGAAAGATTATCAACTTCTTGGCATATTTGCTCAATCAAAGGATGTGCATTATCATTTGATGAAAAGGAAACAACATCCCCCTTCAGCTCAATCCAACTACACCCAGTCTCCTTCTTCAACCCCCGCTCTTTCATGAGTCCTCTAACACTGGCAGCACTGCTCCACATCTCTTTAGCAGCATATATGTTTGACAAGAGGGTATACATTCCTCCATCAGTAGGTCTAAACTGAAGAACATTTTTTGCTACGAGTTCCCCAAGCTGGATATTCCCATGAGCATTGCATGCACTAAACAGAGTCTCCCATGCATTTATTTGAAGGTTGGAAGGGATTTTTCTTGTAAAATCATAAGCCTGGTGTACAAAACCTGATCTTCCTAAGAGATCAACCATGCACGAATAGTGATCAGATCTTGGAATCAAGTTCCAATCCTGTTTCATACTTCTAAAATAGCGGCAGCCTTCATATAGATACCCTTTGTGTGCACAAGCGGACAACACACTCAGAAAAGTTGAATGATCTGGGCTAAATCCATCTTTGGTCATCCTGTCAAAGAGTTTCAGAGCTTCCGCAGCTAGACCGTGATAAGCATATGTTGCAATCATGGCATTCCATGTCACGGTATCCCGTTGCATAATCATCTCGAAAACTTGGGAAGCTTCAATAATTAGCCCACACTTGGAGTACATAGATATTAATGAGCTCATCACCAAAGCATCATGCTCAAAGCCGGTTTTGATTGCGCAAACATGCACCATTCTTCCATATCCAAGAGCAACAAGAGACGCACAGATAGAAATAACCATGCTCCAAGTGGCTTGGTCCGGTTTATATCCTCCTCGGGTCATTTCCAACAGCAGACTTAGTGCTCCTTCATCTTTGTACCCAGAGATCAAAGTGTTCCATGATGTCTCATCTTTCTCTGGCATTCTCCTAAACCAGGTATTTGCACTATCCATGTCCCCTTGTTGGACATATCCTTGCAAGATTGTATTCCATGATACCAGATCTCTATCAGGCATGTCAGCGAACAATCTCAATGCATCATCCAACCTCTCACTCATCACGAAGCCACCCATCATTGTGTTCCAAGCAAGGATATCACGGTCAGGCATGTCCTGGAACAGCCTCCATGCGGCATCAACATTTCCATTCTTTAAATACCCACGCACAATGGCTGTCCAAGATACAGTGTCCTTTTCAGGCATCTCATCAAAGAGACTCTGCGCAACCTCCATCATCCTAGCCTGCGTATAGCCTGTGATCATGACATTCCAAGAAACAAGGTTCCGTCTCTGCATACGACCAAACAGCTCCTCTGCATCTTTCAGGTGACCATGTT
Coding sequences within it:
- the LOC112889188 gene encoding protein LOW PSII ACCUMULATION 3, chloroplastic isoform X1; this encodes MAMATSYSSMAYPPITSKTPFPNKQVSNWIPTTISNGNGTGGMFSVARRNSRIGVQVHAVTGDQGSRNVSDVKFPSDYPELLMQAKEAAESALKDGKQLLEIEFPTAGLQSVPGSRAMTFCDGEGGNEMTGSMLLIREFCDRFVPAEKATRTRVFFPEANEVTFARQSAFEGCSLKLDYLTKPSLFEDFGFTTKVKMADRVRPEDETFLVAYPYFNVNEMLVVEELYKDAVVGTNRKLIIFNGELDRIRSGYYPSFFYPKLAVLSKTFLPKLDAVYYIHNFKGVKGGTLFRCYPGPWKVLRKATSGSYICLHQQEEMPSLKEVALDILPSV
- the LOC112889188 gene encoding uncharacterized protein LOC112889188 isoform X3 → MTNFYGDVFCPLARSIRQVWLVVVVPTDQGSNPGIAPKKNPLAVLAGLWLWCVAGPGYGAVRRPGLRYTPAQVRFGLYGHGPGFGDFSRPGSYGPFLIATPWGWFFPHRSSFFSDFRLKKLLNQLLRMENSYWKSSSLQLDYKVCQFFPEANEVTFARQSAFEGCSLKLDYLTKPSLFEDFGFTTKVKMADRVRPEDETFLVAYPYFNVNEMLVVEELYKDAVVGTNRKLIIFNGELDRIRSGYYPSFFYPKLAVLSKTFLPKLDAVYYIHNFKGVKGGTLFRCYPGPWKVLRKATSGSYICLHQQEEMPSLKEVALDILPSV
- the LOC112889188 gene encoding protein LOW PSII ACCUMULATION 3, chloroplastic isoform X2, whose translation is MAMATSYSSMAYPPITSKTPFPNKQVSNWIPTTISNGNGTGGMFSVARRNSRIGVQVHAVTGDQGSRNVSDVKFPSDYPELLMQAKEAAESALKDGKQLLEIEFPTAGLQSVPGDGEGGNEMTGSMLLIREFCDRFVPAEKATRTRVFFPEANEVTFARQSAFEGCSLKLDYLTKPSLFEDFGFTTKVKMADRVRPEDETFLVAYPYFNVNEMLVVEELYKDAVVGTNRKLIIFNGELDRIRSGYYPSFFYPKLAVLSKTFLPKLDAVYYIHNFKGVKGGTLFRCYPGPWKVLRKATSGSYICLHQQEEMPSLKEVALDILPSV
- the LOC112889172 gene encoding pentatricopeptide repeat-containing protein At4g02750-like, whose product is MLRTFQNLPRLRRASLYLRRFHSSAPPPLPPRLRHDGDIVRWNSAITAYLRAGRVGEARRVFDEMPERNVFTWNCMISGLVRNRMLADACGVFDAMPFRNSVSWAALLTGYARCGRVAEARELFDRMPDRNVVSWNAMISGYVRNGMVDWARELFDAMPTRNDVSWLTMISGYMKRKRVREARELFDCVPSPSTSVCNALLSGYAEHGHLKDAEELFGRMQRRNLVSWNVMITGYTQARMMEVAQSLFDEMPEKDTVSWTAIVRGYLKNGNVDAAWRLFQDMPDRDILAWNTMMGGFVMSERLDDALRLFADMPDRDLVSWNTILQGYVQQGDMDSANTWFRRMPEKDETSWNTLISGYKDEGALSLLLEMTRGGYKPDQATWSMVISICASLVALGYGRMVHVCAIKTGFEHDALVMSSLISMYSKCGLIIEASQVFEMIMQRDTVTWNAMIATYAYHGLAAEALKLFDRMTKDGFSPDHSTFLSVLSACAHKGYLYEGCRYFRSMKQDWNLIPRSDHYSCMVDLLGRSGFVHQAYDFTRKIPSNLQINAWETLFSACNAHGNIQLGELVAKNVLQFRPTDGGMYTLLSNIYAAKEMWSSAASVRGLMKERGLKKETGCSWIELKGDVVSFSSNDNAHPLIEQICQEVDNLSVLIEEAS